The Deinococcus sp. YIM 134068 genome has a segment encoding these proteins:
- a CDS encoding recombinase family protein, whose product MRIGYGRVSTREQSLDRQLDALREAGCERVYVDKISTRKDFQRRAEWVRMWDTLREGDTLLVHELDRMGRDVRDLLEIVRQLEARGVQLVILSGMFNGMNTSTPLGKLLFQMAAAFGQYERDVNRSRTLDGLRAARERGSVGGRRNKLSPEDAALCVSLYRDPNVSVASIARRFGVSTLTVRRYVARAEGSKIDKSEVSGSSVRLGAITDEASIPRNDDLSGQPQTPPEGPEVDARGGREGNRGSRGRAEAV is encoded by the coding sequence ATGCGAATCGGGTACGGACGAGTCTCCACCCGCGAACAGAGCCTAGACCGTCAGCTCGACGCACTCCGGGAGGCGGGCTGTGAGCGCGTGTACGTGGACAAAATCAGCACGCGGAAGGACTTCCAGCGGCGCGCGGAGTGGGTCCGGATGTGGGACACACTCCGCGAGGGGGACACTCTGCTCGTTCACGAACTGGACCGGATGGGCCGCGACGTGCGCGACCTGCTGGAGATCGTGCGCCAGTTGGAGGCGCGCGGCGTCCAGCTCGTCATCCTCTCCGGCATGTTCAACGGCATGAACACCTCTACGCCGCTCGGCAAGCTCCTCTTTCAAATGGCGGCGGCTTTCGGGCAGTACGAACGGGACGTGAACCGTTCACGCACACTGGACGGCCTGAGAGCGGCGCGTGAGCGCGGCTCGGTGGGAGGACGCCGTAACAAGCTCTCGCCCGAAGACGCGGCCCTCTGTGTGTCCCTGTATCGTGACCCTAATGTGTCGGTCGCAAGTATTGCGCGCCGCTTCGGCGTTTCGACCCTTACAGTTCGCCGTTACGTGGCGAGAGCAGAGGGTTCAAAGATCGATAAGTCTGAAGTTTCGGGCAGTTCTGTCCGGTTGGGTGCTATAACCGATGAGGCGAGCATCCCCCGAAATGACGATCTTAGCGGCCAACCTCAAACGCCACCGGAAGGCCCGGAGGTTGACGCGCGTGGAGGTCGAGAAGGCAACCGGGGTAGCCGAGGACGTGCTGAGGCGGTATGA